A window of Daphnia pulicaria isolate SC F1-1A chromosome 10, SC_F0-13Bv2, whole genome shotgun sequence contains these coding sequences:
- the LOC124314435 gene encoding sphingomyelin phosphodiesterase-like — protein sequence MPLIVQQNLFVLILCLIVLLDRLTQSHGSIQSITDDKSTLKCALCNEIVDEIFKGFNNGMTDREISFLIGQRCETLNIFNFKLCNGTASIIMPTIRYMHTNQLLIQGNLCGIYLQADNCSLSDPDNLEWNITSSSVSKPPIAPFVLPSVESPTIKVLHLADLHWDPDYVVGSNAVCKELVCCRADSEDLLNQTDAAGYWGDYRSCDLPWYTIEKAVAHMAEKHSDAAYIIWTGDLAPHNVWSTNKEENIYVIERLMNLIQQYFPKTPVYATLGNHEAHPSDTFAPPEITDEEFNTAWLYDVAARQWARWLPAEVASTIRYGGYYTAVILPGLRVISLNTNYCYTGNWWTLSKSQDPASSLLWLNKVLEDAERAGEKVHILSHIPPGNGDCWTIFSREFSKIINRFESTVAAQFYGHTHKDEFKIFYDLVDRNRPTNVAFIGPSLTPFTELNPGYRVYTIDGSRPGSTWAVLDFATWAMNLTAANLLGPSVDPVWFELYQMKQEYQLDDLSPNGMSVFFRRMLVDDALFQRYFQNYYRNSDRRVPQGCDDDCRLRLLCFTVTTDIADQSRCAQIAKQILKHDEF from the exons ATGCCCTTAATAGTGCAGCAAAACCTATTTGTTCTGATTTTGTGTTTGATTGTATTATTGGACCGTTTAACTCAATCAC ATGGGTCGATACAGTCAATAACTGATGACAAGAGCACTTTGAAGTGTGCTCTTTGCAATGAAATTGttgatgaaattttcaaaggcTTTAACAATGGGATGACTGACAGAGAAATTTCCTTTCTGATTGGCCAAAGATGTGAAACCCTGAACATCTTCAATTTTAAACTCTGCAATGGCACAGCCTCAATTATCATG CCAACTATTAGGTATATGCATACCAATCAATTGCTCATCCAGGGCAACCTTTGTGGTATTTATCTGCAAGCTGACAATTGCTCCTTGTCAGATCCAGACAATTTAGAGTGGAACATCACCTCTAGTTCTGTCTCCAAGCCACCAATCGCGCCATTTGTTCTACCATCT GTAGAATCTCCTACGATCAAAGTGCTACATTTAGCGGATCTTCATTGGGATCCGGATTATGTTGTAGGATCGAATGCGGTATGCAAAGAACTTGTCTGTTGTCGCGCTGATTCGGAAGACCTTTTGAACCAGACAGACGCTGCCGGATACTGGGGAGATTATCGAAGCTGCGATTTGCCATGGTACACCATAGAGAAAGCAGTGGCCCACATGGCTGAGAAGCACTCG GACGCTGCTTACATCATATGGACAGGTGACTTGGCTCCGCACAATGTCTGGTCgacaaacaaagaagaaaacatttacGTGATCGAGCGCTTAATGAATTTGATTCAGCAATACTTTCCGAAAACGCCAGTGTATGCGACTCTGGGAAATCATGAAGCCCATCCATCTGACAC TTTTGCGCCGCCGGAGATAACAGACGAGGAATTTAACACTGCCTGGTTGTATGACGTTGCTGCTCGACAGTGGGCCCGATGGCTTCCGGCGGAAGTCGCTTCCACCATCCGTTACGGAGGTTATTACACAGCCGTGATCCTGCCGGGGCTTCGCGTGATCTCACTAAACACAAACTACTGTTACACGGGCAACTGGTGGACATTGTCCAAGTCGCAAGATCCTGCTTCCAGCCTCCTTTGGCTGAATAAGGTCCTAGAAGATGCCGAACGAGCCGGTGAAAAa GTTCACATTTTGAGTCATATCCCGCCTGGTAACGGTGATTGCTGGACGATTTTCAGccgagaattttcaaaaatcatcAACCGCTTTGAATCGACAGTGGCCGCTCAATTTTACGGACACACCCACAAAGACGAATTCAAAATCTTTTACGATCTCGTTGATAGAAATCGGCCTACAAATGTCGCCTTCATTGGGCCCAGTCTCACGCCATTTACTGAACTCAATCCTGGATATCGAGTTTACACGATTGACGGTAGTCGTCCTGGTTCCACTTGG GCTGTGCTGGACTTTGCCACTTGGGCTATGAACTTGACTGCTGCCAATCTTCTCGGTCCAAGTGTTGATCCTGTCTGGTTCGAACTCTACCAAATGAAACAAGAATACCAGCTCGATGACTTGAGTCCAAATGGAATGAGTGTTTTCTTCCGGCGGATGTTGGTCGACGATGCCCTCTTTCAGCGATATTTCCA GAACTATTATAGGAATTCGGACAGGAGAGTGCCGCAAGGTTGCGATGATGATTGCCGGTTGAGGCTGCTTTGCTTCACCGTCACAACGGATATCGCCGACCAAAGTCGCTGTGCGCAAATTGCGAAGCAAATACTAAAGCATGACgaattttaa
- the LOC124314434 gene encoding sphingomyelin phosphodiesterase-like, which yields MMRWSSLIFIALLGGSFTLLEGAPAPETTKLSPSTEDEDKNIFTCNLCEDFVNDIYELLRNGTVTDEQIVEYIVGICIRLDIFANPDQVCGGMARIALPTIKYIDSTDVVNVGNVCGMLLQDQNCQFSDVQQLEWTINLNAETKPPVNQPSQPPAGSPTVKVLHLADIHWDPEYLAGSNAECGDPLCCRETSGEVVNATAAAGYWGDYRTCDLPWYLVENAVSQMAELHPDIAYIIWTGDLTPHDVWSTAKDENIMIIDSLMTLIQQHFPGVPVYPTLGNHESHPVNTFAPPEITDVELNTAWLYDEADRQWARWLPAEVSATIRYGGFYTALVQPGLRIVSMNMNYCYTLNYWTYFKSQDPASSLLWLSQILEEAELNGEKVHILSHIPPGNGDCWTIFSREFARIINRFESTVAAQFYGHTHKDEYKIFYDTVDVTRPVNVAFIAPSLTTYSKLNPGYRTYTVDGPRTDSTWAVLDINTYIMNLTDANLKGSEVDPVWFELYQAKQEYGLDDLSPQSMDTLFQRMVTDDALFQLYFKNYHKNADQVVAEGCAGRCRSNMLCRIVTTDIADQSKCDQIRHQIFSHPEF from the exons ATGATGCGCTGGTCCTCGTTAATCTTCATCGCCCTGTTGGGTGGCTCCTTTACACTACTCGAAG GAGCGCCAGCTCCCGAAACAACCAAGTTGTCGCCATCTACTGAAGATGAAGACAAGAATATTTTTACTTGTAACCTTTGCGAGGACTTTGTCAACGATATCTACGAGCTCTTACGAAATGGAACAGTAACCGACGAGCAAATTGTCGAGTACATTGTCGGAATCTGCATCCGATTGGATATTTTTGCCAATCCCGATCAAGTTTGTGGTGGAATGGCTCGCATCGCTCTG CCAACTATCAAGTACATTGACAGCACCGACGTGGTCAATGTCGGCAACGTCTGTGGAATGCTCCTGCAGGATCAAAACTGCCAATTTTCCGATGTGCAACAGTTGGAATGGACCATCAACCTCAACGCCGAAACTAAGCCACCAGTGAATCAACCAAGCCAACCTCCG GCAGGTTCACCAACTGTCAAAGTGCTACACTTGGCCGACATCCATTGGGATCCGGAATACCTGGCTGGATCGAATGCCGAATGCGGAGATCCGCTCTGTTGTCGTGAAACTTCGGGGGAAGTTGTCAACGCCACAGCCGCCGCCGGTTACTGGGGGGATTATCGCACCTGTGATTTACCCTGGTATTTAGTAGAAAATGCAGTTTCTCAAATGGCTGAACTACACCCG GATATTGCTTATATCATCTGGACGGGAGATTTGACTCCTCACGACGTCTGGTCAACCGCTAAAGACGAAAATATCATGATCATTGATAGTTTAATGACTCTGATACAACAACACTTTCCCGGAGTTCCTGTTTACCCAACCTTAGGGAACCACGAGTCTCACCCAGTCAACAC TTTTGCTCCACCTGAAATTACTGATGTTGAGCTCAACACTGCTTGGCTGTACGACGAAGCTGATAGACAATGGGCTCGATGGCTTCCGGCGGAAGTCTCGGCTACCATCCGTTACGGAGGTTTCTACACTGCCCTGGTCCAGCCCGGTCTTCGCATAGTTTCGATGAACATGAATTATTGCTACACACTCAATTATTGGACATATTTCAAGTCACAAGATCCAGCCTCCAGTCTTCTTTGGCTTAGTCAAATTCTAGAGGAAGCGGAACTTAATGGTGAAAAA GTTCACATTCTCAGTCATATCCCACCTGGCAATGGTGACTGTTGGACGATTTTTAGTCGAGAATTCGCCAGAATTATCAATCGATTCGAATCGACTGTGGCAGCTCAATTTTACGGCCACACCCATAAAGACGAATACAAAATTTTCTACGACACGGTCGACGTCACTAGGCCTGTTAATGTGGCCTTTATCGCACCCAGTCTTACCACCTATTCTAAGCTCAATCCCGGGTACCGGACCTACACTGTCGACGGACCAAGAACCGATTCCACTTGG GCCGTACTTGATATCAACACGTACATCATGAACCTGACGGACGCCAATCTAAAAGGTTCAGAAGTCGACCCAGTTTGGTTTGAACTCTATCAAGCTAAACAGGAATATGGACTTGATGATTTAAGTCCGCAGTCAATGGACACACTCTTCCAACGGATGGTGACCGATGACGCTCTTTTCCAGCTCTATTTCAA GAACTACCACAAGAATGCGGATCAGGTTGTAGCCGAGGGTTGCGCAGGCCGCTGTCGCTCGAATATGCTTTGCCGTATCGTCACCACCGACATTGCCGACCAAAGTAAATGCGATCAGATTCGTCACCAGATTTTCAGCCATCCCGAGTTTTGA
- the LOC124314456 gene encoding innexin inx2-like produces the protein MFPDLMALKGLFKIDPIKTDNNIFRCHYKLTVIFLAVSATLVSLTQYVGDPIDCFINAEKSPFPNKVLDNYCWIHSTHTLPNQPGIKADGSMPIPGIGTPKEGEEMRYHKYYQWVGFFLMFQAITFYLPRFIWKFWEAGRMKTLVEDLSSSVMPSEVEKAAKANLVEYLLVNVNQHQIYAFIFFGCEVLNAINIVGEIFLVDTFLGGEFTEYGGNVLAQTGMDPEDRVDPMSYVFPKVTKCLFKMYGPSGTVQRFDAYCVLPVNILNEKLFIFLWFWYVILAVVTGIGLLYRIFTLVLPKLRMFLLRRRTGRDLNVRQVETVFRRCQIGDWFVLMLVSSNVNQWIFQEVIDELAEKFKGKDI, from the exons ATGTTTCCAGATTTAATGGCCCTGAAGggcctttttaaaattgatccCATTAAAACCGATAACAATATATTTCGTTGCCACTACAAGTTGACGGTGATTTTTTTAGCTGTGTCGGCGACGTTGGTTTCCTTGACTCAATACGTCGGTGATCCTATCGATTGCTTCATCAACGCCGAAAAGAGTCCGTTTCCCAACAAAGTTCTCGACAACTACTGCTGGATCCATTCTACTCATACTCTGCCGAATCAGCCGGGCATCAAGGCGGACGGATCCATGCCCATTCCCGGTATTGGTACCCCAAAAGAGGGTGAAGAAATGAGATACCACAAGTACTACCAGTGGGTTGGATTCTTCCTCATGTTCCAGGCCATCACCTTCTATTTGCCTCGATTCATCTGGAAATTCTGGGAAGCCGGAAGGATGAAGACCTTGGTGGAAGATTTGAGCTCCTCCGTCATGCCGTCAGAAGTTGAAAAAGCGGCGAAAGCGAACCTGGTCGAATATCTTTTAGTCAATGTCAATCAGCACCAAATATAcgccttcatcttcttcgGCTGCGAAGTGCTCAACGCCATCAACATCGTCGGTGAGATATTCTTGGTGGACACGTTTCTCGGTGGCGAGTTCACTGAATACGGCGGAAATGTTCTCGCCCAAACCGGAATGGATCCGGAAGATCGTGTCGATCCAATGTCATAC GTATTTCCCAAAGTGACCAAATGCTTGTTCAAGATGTACGGCCCGTCTGGAACTGTCCAACGCTTTGACGCCTATTGCGTTCTACCCGTCAACATTCTGAACGAAAAACTGTTCATTTTCCTTTGGTTTTGGTACGTCATTCTCGCCGTTGTGACCGGCATCGGCCTATTGTACCGAATCTTCACTCTGGTTTTGCCCAAACTTCGAATGTTCCTCCTGCGGAGACGAACCGGACGCGATTTAAATGTCCGCCAAGTCGAAACCGTCTTCCGCCGATGTCAGATCGGCGATTGGTTTGTCCTGATGCTCGTGAGTAGCAATGTCAACCAGTggatcttccaggaagtgataGACGAACTCGCTGAAAAGTTCAAAGGcaaagacatttaa
- the LOC124314457 gene encoding innexin inx2-like, producing MLAELTTLKGIVKVDVVKIDSNIFRCHYKLTVIVLTISAMLISLKQYVGDPIDCIINAEKSPVKSDVLDQYCWIHSTHTLPNQPGMKANGSRPIPGLGTPQEGEQMIYHKYYQWVGFFLIFEAITFFIPRLVWKFSEGGRMRTLLEDLRFSPVETTVQKNAKASLVDYLFTNVCQHQVYASSYFVCEVLNAIIILGNIFLVDAFLGGEFLEYGGNVVAASVMDPEDRTDPMSYVFPKLTKCLFKMYGPSGTIQQYDALCILPVNILNEKVFIFLWFWYVILAILTGIDLVVRGITLLLPRVRLFFLKRQAGRNIDFDHVETVFRRCQIGDWFVLMLISSNINQWTFQEILRGLALKFRGKDI from the exons ATGTTAGCGGAATTAACCACACTCAAGGGGATAGTGAAAGTTGATGTCGTCAAGATAGACAGTAACATTTTTCGTTGCCATTACAAGTTGACGGTGATTGTTCTTACGATTTCTGCCATGCTCATCTCATTGAAGCAATACGTTGGAGATCCTATTGATTGCATCATCAACGCCGAGAAGAGTCCTGTTAAAAGTGACGTTCTCGACCAATACTGCTGGATTCATTCTACTCATACTCTGCCAAATCAGCCGGGCATGAAAGCGAATGGATCGAGACCGATTCCTGGTCTCGGGACTCCACAGGAAGGCGAGCAGATGATTTACCACAAGTATTACCAATGGGTTGGATTCTTCCTCATCTTCGAAGCCATCACATTTTTCATACCTCGGCTGGTCTGGAAATTTTCGGAAGGCGGAAGGATGCGGACTCTATTAGAAGATTTGCGGTTTTCGCCAGTGGAAACGACAGTGCAGAAAAATGCTAAAGCTAGTCTAGTCGACTATTTGTTCACTAATGTCTGCCAACATCAAGTCTACGCTTCtagttattttgtttgtgaAGTCCTGAACGCCATCATCATCCTCGGCAATATTTTCTTGGTGGACGCGTTCCTCGGGGGTGAATTCCTCGAATATGGCGGAAACGTAGTGGCTGCTTCTGTAATGGATCCTGAGGATCGCACCGATCCTATGTCATAC GTATTTCCCAAATTAACCAAATGCTTGTTCAAGATGTACGGACCTTCTGGTACCATACAGCAGTACGACGCCTTATGTATTTTACCTGTGAACATTCTGAACGAGAAggtcttcatttttctctggTTCTGGTACGTCATTCTGGCCATTCTGACCGGCATCGACCTTGTGGTTCGAGGCATCACTTTGCTTTTACCCCGAGTTCGACTCTTTTTCTTGAAGAGACAAGCTGGACGCAATATTGATTTTGATCACGTCGAAACTGTGTTCCGCCGATGTCAGATTGGCGACTGGTTTGTCCTGATGCTCATCAGTAGCAACATTAACCAGTGGACTTTTCAAGAGATTTTACGTGGACTTGCCCTAAAGTTCAGAGGCAAAgacatttaa
- the LOC124314433 gene encoding actin-interacting protein 1-like, with protein MSFTNKALFASLPRTQRGQPLVLGGDPKGKNFLYTHGNSVIIRNIENPEIAETYTEHSCQVNVAKYSPSGFYIASADQSGKVRIWDTVNKEHICKIELQPFAGPIKDLAWSPDNQRMVVVGEGRECFGHVFLVDTGTSNGTIGGPSKPINSCDFRPARPFKIIAGSEDNSVTVFEGPPFKWKMTKTEHQRFVQSVRYSPNGDHFATGGFDGKIFVYDGKTSDLIGELGSPAHNGGVYAVSWSPDSKTLLSASGDKTCKTWDIATMSLITEFPMGTAIEDQQVSCLWQGKHMLSVSLAGHISYLDPANPSKPLRVIKGHNKPITVMTVNKNRDTVFTGSHDGYITSWDVATGESNRIEGVGHGNQMNGMVTLGESIFTCGIDNAIKEVNVMTKSFTNTNIKLASQPRGLAGDGTTLIVPCEKEIAVIQDGRQVSSVSVNFEPSCASMNGHHPDVAVGGTTDHKLHVYILHSGNLTPRMELDHSGPITDCAFSPDNQYLAVADANRLVTLYGLPSYEVASKEVWGYHTAKVNCVAWSPDSTLLASGSLDTSIIVWSVEKPNKRLIIKNAHPQSQITGIAWLDNNTIVSVGQDCNSRYWDIRNFP; from the exons ATGTCGTTTACAAATA AGGCTTTGTTTGCTTCCTTGCCCAGGACACAACGGGGGCAGCCACTGGTTTTGGGTGGAGATCCCAAAGGGAAAAATTTCCTGTACACTCATGGAAACAGTGTGATTATTCGAAACATTGAA AACCCTGAGATTGCTGAAACTTACACCGAACATTCTTGCCAAGTGAATGTTGCCAAGTATTCCCCCAGTGGATTTTACATAGCGTCTGCTG aTCAATCTGGCAAAGTCAGGATTTGGGATACTGTAAACAAGGAGCATATCTGCAAGATTGAACTTCAGCCATTTGCTGGACCAATCAAGGATTTAGCCTGGTCTCCTGATAATCAGCGAATGGTTGTGGTTGGAGAGGGCAGGGAATG TTTTGGTCATGTTTTCTTGGTTGATACCGGTACTTCCAATGGCACGATTGGTGGGCCTTCCAAGCCCATCAACTCTTGCGACTTCCGACCTGCCAGGCCATTTAAAATTATCGCCGGAAGTGAAGATAACTCGGTTACTGTTTTCGAAG GTCCTCCATTCAAGTGGAAGATGACTAAAACTGAACACCAACGCTTCGTTCAATCCGTTCGCTACTCTCCAAACGGCGATCACTTTGCCACTGGTGGTTTTGATGGCAAGATCTTTGTTTACGATGGAAAGACATCAGACCTGATCGGCGAATTAG GTAGCCCAGCGCACAATGGAGGAGTCTACGCTGTTTCTTGGAGCCCGGACAGCAAAACTTTGCTGTCCGCCTCTGGTGACAAGACATGCAAGACTTGGGATATAGCTACCATGAGCCTCATTACCGAGTTCCCTATGGGCACTGCTATTGAAGATCAACAGGTCTCTTGTTTATGGCAGGGAAAACATATGTTGTCCGTTTCTTTGGCGGGGCACATTTCTTACCTAGATCCTGCCAACCCAAGCAAACCTCTTCGTGTTATTAAG GGCCACAACAAACCGATAACAGTCATGACGGTGAACAAGAATCGTGACACTGTGTTCACTGGCTCGCATGATGGTTACATTACCAGCTGGGACGTGGCCACTGGAGAGAGTAATCGAATTGAAGGTGTTGGGCATGGCAATCAAATGAACGGCATGGTCACTCTGGGCGAATCGATTTTCACTTGCGGTATCGACAACGCCATCAAGGAGGTCAATGTAATGACTAAATCCTTCACCAATACCAACATCAAGTTGGCGTCCCAGCCCCGAGGATTAGCCGGGGATGGCACTACTCTCATCGTCCCGTGTGAGAAGGAG ATTGCAGTTATTCAGGACGGTCGCCAAGTATCGAGTGTGAGCGTTAACTTTGAACCATCCTGTGCTTCCATGAACGGTCACCATCCGGATGTTGCTGTTGGCGGAACTACTGACCACAAG CTCCATGTGTACATTTTGCACAGCGGCAACTTGACGCCACGAATGGAACTGGACCACAGCGGCCCCATCACGGATTGCGCTTTTTCGCCCGACAACCAATACCTGGCAGTTGCTGACGCCAACCGCCTTGTCACTCTTTATGGATTGCCTAGCTATGAG GTGGCTAGCAAAGAAGTTTGGGGTTACCATACTGCTAAAGTCAATTGCGTCGCCTGGAGTCCTGACTCGACTCTACTAGCATCCGGAAGCTTGGACACTTCCATTATCGTTTGGAGCGTGGAGAAGCCGAATAAACGCCTCATTATCAAGA ATGCCCACCCACAGAGCCAGATCACCGGTATTGCTTGGTTGGACAACAACACAATCGTTTCGGTTGGCCAGGACTGCAACAGTCGCTACTGGGACATCCGCAATTTCCCCTGA